A window of the Tiliqua scincoides isolate rTilSci1 chromosome 5, rTilSci1.hap2, whole genome shotgun sequence genome harbors these coding sequences:
- the LOC136652681 gene encoding olfactory receptor 13H1-like: MEEENETALTEFILIGYSGRPKTRIGLIILITFVYSITVVGNGLIILVTIADPRLHNPMYFFLCNLSFLDVGYSTTSIPQAIANLLVDRPTIPFTRCYLQMNSGVYLAVTECFLLAIMAYDRYIAISRPLHYMLVMSKKFCIQLAVVTWTSGFFLGVLPVCVVPSRFCGNNVIDYISCELKAVMKLVCSDTTLSQLVMFLTGSLTLLGPFGFILFSYLRILVSILRIHSSGGRLKAFSTCASHLTVVTIYYGTFMFSYLQPQTKTTQDLDKVVSLFYGIVTPMLNPLIYTLRNQEVIGALRRLMRSKGNL, from the coding sequence ATGGAAGAGGAAAATGAGACTGCCTTGACTGAGTTTATCCTGATTGGCTATTCTGGTCGCCCAAAGACAAGAATAGGCCTTATAATCCTCATCACCTTTGTGTATTCCATAACAGTGGTGGGTAATGGTCTCATTATCCTGGTGACCATAGCTGACCCTCGACTTCACaaccccatgtacttcttcctctgTAACCTGTCCTTCCTTGACGTTGGCTATTCCACCACTTCAATACCACAGGCCATTGCAAACCTTCTCGTGGACAGGCCCACCATCCCCTTCACAAGGTGCTACCTTCAAATGAACAGTGGTGTCTATTTAGCAGTGACTGAGTGTTTCCTCTTGGCCATCATGGCTTACGATAGGTATATAGCCATTTCCAGACCGTTGCATTACATGCTAGTCATGAGCAAGAAGTTTTGTATTCAGTTGGCAGTTGTAACATGGACCAGTGGCTTCTTTTTAGGTGTGTTACCTGTTTGTGTCGTGCCCTCTCGTTTTTGTGGGAATAATGTGATTGACTACATATCATGTGAACTCAAAGCCGTTATGAAGCTTGTTTGCTCGGACACCACTTTGAGCCAACTAGTTATGTTCCTTACTGGAAGTCTCACATTGCTTGGCCCTTTTGGCTTTATCCTTTTTTCATATTTGCGCATTCTTGTGTCCATTCTGAGAATCCATTCCTCTGGGGGAAGGCTCAAGGCTTTCTCCACCTGTGCATCCCATTTGACTGTGGTAACCATTTACTATGGAACCTTTATGTTCTCCTATCTTCAACCTCAAACTAAGACCACACAGGATTTGGACAAGGTAGTGTCTCTCTTCTATGGAATAGTGACTCCCATGTTAAATCCATTGATCTACACACTGAGAAATCAGGAGGTTATCGGGGCACTGAGAAGACTTATGAGAAGCAAAGGGAATTTATAA